One genomic region from Chthonomonas calidirosea T49 encodes:
- a CDS encoding SDR family oxidoreductase yields MEAIPKIESALVTGGAGFIGAHLAKTLASQGTKVRVLDNFSSGTLENLRGFERRIDIVEGDVRNALACRNACRGVQVVFHLAALVSVPISIQDPIQADSVNIGGTLNMLIAARDQGVQRFVFSSSAAVYGDTAIIPTHEDVLPKPLSPYGVQKLAGEHYAQNFTNIFGLQTVALRYFNVYGPHQNPNSPYAAVIPKFISAVLEGKSPTIFGDGEQTRDFCYVGDVVRANLLAATAPSEKASGGVFNIAGGRQHTLNTLWQMLQSVMGTQLCPTYAAPRTGDIRHSGADISRAESLLGYRPATSLEEGLRLTVEAYRKA; encoded by the coding sequence TTGGAGGCTATACCCAAAATTGAAAGCGCTCTAGTAACCGGTGGGGCCGGGTTTATTGGGGCACATCTGGCAAAAACGTTGGCTTCGCAAGGGACGAAGGTACGTGTGCTGGATAACTTTTCTTCCGGAACGCTCGAAAATCTGCGTGGCTTTGAGAGGCGTATTGATATCGTAGAGGGGGATGTACGCAATGCACTTGCCTGCCGCAACGCTTGCCGAGGCGTTCAGGTTGTGTTTCATCTTGCTGCGCTGGTCTCCGTGCCCATCTCCATTCAAGACCCCATCCAGGCAGATTCCGTGAATATTGGAGGAACGCTTAACATGTTGATAGCCGCTCGCGATCAGGGGGTACAGCGCTTTGTGTTCTCCTCTTCAGCGGCCGTTTACGGCGATACGGCCATCATCCCTACCCATGAAGACGTTCTTCCAAAACCGCTTTCACCCTACGGGGTTCAGAAGTTGGCAGGGGAGCACTACGCACAAAACTTCACAAACATCTTCGGTCTTCAGACCGTTGCACTACGCTATTTTAACGTCTACGGGCCGCATCAGAACCCGAACAGCCCGTATGCTGCCGTTATTCCCAAATTTATTTCCGCTGTTTTAGAAGGGAAGTCGCCAACCATTTTTGGCGATGGGGAACAGACGCGCGATTTTTGCTATGTGGGCGATGTGGTACGGGCGAATCTCCTGGCCGCTACTGCGCCGTCGGAGAAGGCTTCCGGTGGGGTTTTCAATATAGCCGGAGGACGCCAGCACACGCTCAACACGCTTTGGCAGATGCTGCAGAGTGTGATGGGCACCCAGCTCTGTCCGACCTATGCAGCCCCGCGCACCGGCGATATTCGCCATTCAGGCGCCGACATTTCGCGGGCCGAAAGCCTTCTTGGCTACCGGCCAGCAACAAGTTTGGAGGAAGGGCTGCGTCTCACGGTAGAAGCCTACCGAAAGGCATGA
- a CDS encoding class II aldolase/adducin family protein — MQLSRALGAPERDLAILGEGNTSAKVNEELFLVKASGQQLGTIGPKGFCRVRFAPILACFEGPPLSDAALKQVLLESKAEKDQEVLPSVETFFHAYFLTLPGVQFVGHTHPTAINSILCSRRAHELLAGRLFPDEIVVCGVAPCFVEYVDPGIPLAQRIKQRVEEFFEQWGEWPKTVWMQNHGFIALGRSAREVENITLMAVKAARILLGTCAAGGPNFLTEEAVRRIHTRPDEHYRQRQLGQRGEDRPCK, encoded by the coding sequence GTGCAGCTTTCCCGCGCTTTGGGGGCACCAGAGCGCGATTTGGCCATTCTTGGTGAGGGAAATACCTCTGCGAAGGTAAATGAAGAGCTGTTTTTGGTGAAGGCCAGCGGGCAACAACTTGGCACCATAGGGCCAAAGGGGTTTTGTAGGGTGCGTTTTGCCCCTATTCTTGCCTGTTTTGAGGGGCCGCCCCTGTCTGATGCAGCTCTCAAGCAGGTGCTCTTAGAGAGCAAAGCGGAGAAAGATCAGGAGGTTCTTCCCTCTGTAGAGACCTTCTTCCATGCCTATTTTCTTACGCTGCCCGGCGTTCAGTTTGTAGGACACACCCATCCGACCGCCATCAACTCCATTCTCTGTTCGCGTCGGGCGCACGAGCTATTAGCAGGAAGGCTCTTTCCCGATGAGATTGTGGTCTGTGGGGTAGCCCCCTGTTTTGTGGAGTATGTAGATCCCGGCATTCCGCTAGCCCAGCGGATAAAACAACGTGTTGAAGAGTTCTTCGAGCAGTGGGGCGAGTGGCCTAAGACCGTGTGGATGCAGAACCACGGTTTTATAGCGCTAGGCCGTTCGGCGCGCGAGGTGGAAAACATTACCCTTATGGCGGTTAAGGCGGCACGTATTCTTTTAGGCACCTGCGCTGCCGGTGGGCCTAACTTCCTTACCGAAGAGGCCGTGCGCCGCATTCATACGCGGCCGGATGAGCACTACCGCCAACGTCAGCTTGGGCAACGTGGGGAAGATAGACCGTGTAAATGA